The following coding sequences are from one candidate division WOR-3 bacterium window:
- a CDS encoding RNA polymerase sigma factor, whose translation MQNKTILENEDDFVLIDQVLEGKVLSLEKLIQKYQSYVFNVSLRMLGNFEDARDATQEILIKVITNLKGFRKKSSFKTWLFRIMMNYLLDAQKTRSEKQLVSFGQYSEIIQNSKDATLKASETEAKILYEETRNHCLMGMILCLDRKHRFVFILGEILGFDGFEGAEIVGISPENFRKMLSRARKKIYSFMKNNCGLVDPKNLCRCELKAHILFKPSSADSIQQSREGTFGELRDKCSNKTVDLDRWFEETSGKLFSLQPIYKSPDFFLQVRKIIDQEKLETILQM comes from the coding sequence ATGCAAAATAAAACTATTTTGGAGAATGAAGATGATTTTGTCCTTATAGACCAGGTGCTGGAAGGAAAAGTTTTGTCGCTTGAGAAGCTTATCCAGAAGTACCAATCCTATGTGTTCAACGTCTCTCTGAGAATGCTGGGAAATTTTGAGGATGCCAGAGATGCTACGCAGGAAATTCTCATTAAAGTTATAACAAACCTCAAAGGATTCAGAAAAAAGAGCTCCTTCAAAACCTGGCTTTTCAGAATAATGATGAATTATCTTCTTGACGCTCAAAAGACACGTTCGGAAAAGCAACTGGTTTCATTCGGCCAATATTCTGAAATTATTCAAAATTCGAAGGATGCTACACTCAAAGCCAGCGAGACCGAAGCAAAAATTCTCTACGAAGAGACGAGAAATCACTGCCTTATGGGTATGATTTTATGCCTGGACAGAAAGCACAGGTTTGTTTTTATCCTCGGAGAAATCTTGGGATTTGACGGCTTTGAAGGGGCTGAAATCGTAGGTATCTCACCGGAGAATTTCAGAAAAATGCTGTCCCGCGCGAGAAAAAAAATCTATTCATTTATGAAAAATAACTGCGGGCTTGTAGACCCCAAAAATCTTTGCAGGTGCGAATTGAAAGCACATATACTCTTTAAACCGAGCAGCGCGGATTCGATTCAGCAAAGCAGAGAAGGGACTTTTGGTGAATTAAGAGATAAATGCTCGAACAAAACTGTTGATCTGGACAGATGGTTCGAAGAGACGAGTGGAAAGCTTTTTTCTCTACAACCTATTTATAAGTCCCCGGATTTTTTTCTACAAGTCAGAAAAATCATAGACCAGGAAAAACTCGAAACTATTCTTCAAATGTAA